The segment GTTTGTAAACTCCTGGGCTCACCTGGGACACCGCCGCCCGTGGAACCCGGCGGTTTCGGCCGCCGACAGCTGGCTGGTGGCGCTGGTCACCTTTGGCGAAGGCTGGCACAACTACCACCACGCCTTCCCCGGCGACTACCGCGCGGGAGTTGAGCGGACACAGTTCGACCCGAGCAAGTGGCTGATCTGGTCGTTGTCGAAACTGGGCGTTGCCTGGAACCTGCAGCGCGTGGGCTTCAGCACCCGCTGGCGACGCAGCGTGCACTCCCTGCTGAGCTGGGAAGGCGAGACCTCGGAGAAACTCGCTCGCGTACGCGAGCTGCAATTGCGTTTGCACCGGCAGATGGTGCGCAGCCGGTCGCGAGCGCTCAAGACCCTCGGCCGCGTGAGCGAGTTGCCGCTGCCCGCCAATCTCAACGCGGCCGCCATCGCCCTCGCTGTAGAAACCCGCGGCCGCGAGCTGCGCGACAAGCTCGGCCGACGGGCCCGCCGGCGCATGGATAGCCTGGCTCGTTTGTCAGGGCGGCTGGCAACGCTCGAGTCACTGTCGGATATGCTCGCCGACTGGCAGCCGTTGCCCGCCGCTGCCTGAGTTAGCCCGCATTACTATGGTACCAGCACAGGCCCGGACCCGGCCTGACCCTGGCGGGCGGGGCTGCCTCCCCTTCAGCCCGCCAGCGCGGCCTTGAGTTCCTGGGCAGCGGCACCACCACTGCTGTCGCGCAGCACCACCGGCCCGAGCTTGCTGCGGCCGGCAAGCGCCGCCACCGCCATCACGACGTTGCTTAGCACCAGCGGCCAGAACACCAGGGTACACATCAGGGCCACGGTCGACATTCCGGCCGCCGCCGCCTCGCAACCGACCAGCCAGGCCCCCAGGGGCGAACCAACCGTGCCCGACAGGTGCAGCAGCACGCGCGCGGCCGGCGCAGCGGCGAGGTAGCTGCCGTAGCGCATCTTGAAACGCGGCTCCAGGCCCATGAGAAAAGCGTAAGAGTAACGCACGCCCAGCAGCAAGCCGGTGCCCACCTTGACCAGCGGTTGCAGGGTGCCCACGAGCAGCAGCATGGCCACTAACACAGCCACGGCCGACGACTGCTCCAGTCCCCAGCAACACAAGGCCAGCGCCGCCGCCGTCGCCAGCAGCTCGCCGACCAACGCCAAAGCCACTGACAGCTTGCGCCTCGGGCTGCGACCGTGCAGCTTATCGCTCACGCGGCTCACATCTTCGGCAAGCTCACGACGCTCGGCCGCCGCGAGTCCCCTCGCCCCACGCAGGAACGCCGCCCACGGCCCCGGCTTGTATTCGCCGATATCGAGCGCGGTCTCTATTGCTACAAGTTCAGTTCGTGCCGTGGCTGCGTCCATCTTCGTACCCCCTGCTCGCCGTCCATTCTCGCTCCTGCACGCCCGGCCGCGCAAACGACCAGGTGACCGCAACCGCCAGGTTGAGCAGCAGGCCGAGCAGTCCGTGGTGCACGCCCCAGGCATCTACAGTGGCGTTGCCGTAAAGGCCGAAGGTGAGCGTCAGCCCGGCCAGCATGCCGGCCAGCACCGCGTTGCCACCCAACCGGCTCCAATGCATTCCCAGCATGAAAGCCGGCACCAACTGCACCAGCATGTCGAACTTCATGTCGAGCAACCTCACCAGCGTGGGTCGCCCCGGCTGCCCTTCCATCCAGATGGCCGTACCCGCGGCCGCAGCCACCATGGCCCAAGCCACCAGCTTGCCCACGCGCGTGAGATGGGCTTGGCCGGCGTCAGGGCGCAGGAAGCCCTGGTAGAGGTCACGCGTTATCATCGACGAGATCGTCAGCAGGCAGGAGTCGGCCGTCGACATGAGTGCGCCCAGCACGGCGGCAAACAACAACACTACCAGCCAGTAGCCGAAGGCCGACGACGCCTGCACCTGGTGAAACACCACGCTGAGCACGCGGTCGGCGGCCGCGCCCTCCAGCCCTGGCACATGCGCGGCCGCGGTCACGCCGACGGTTACAGCCACCAGCGAACTCAGCAAGGGCAGGAAAACCATCACCGCCAGGCTGCGCCTGAGCACGGCGCCCGAGCGCGCCGCGTAGATGCGCTGTATGGCCTGGGGATAGAGCGCTGCGCCGAGGCCGAAAATAATGACGTAGCTCACCCAGTTGCGAGACGCACGGGCGCCCGGCGGCAGTACACGCGCGCGCAACTGCTCGCCGCCGTCCAGCAACACGCGCGTGGTCTCGCCCGGCCAGCCCCACATGCTGAACACCATCACCAGCAACGCGCCGAAACCGATGGCCAGCGCTATGCCCTGTATAACGTCGGTCCAGGCCACCGCCCTGAAGCCACCCATGGTTTCGTACACCAGCATGATGCCGGCCAGCAACACGACGCCCCAGGCAAAGGCCACCACCGGGTCGGCAGTGGTAAGCCCCTGCATGGCGCGACCCATGGCCACCAGCTGGGCCAGCAGGTAGTTGGCCAGGGCCAGGGTCATGACCAGCGGCGCCAGCAGGTCGATGCCGCGGTTGCCGTAGCGGTGACGAAGAAAATCGGCCGGGGTAATGAACTGCTGGCGCTGGGCCAGTCGGTGCAACCACGGGGCAAACAACAGGTAGCCCACGATGATGGCGGTCATGAAGTGAACCGAACTCAGCCAGGTCCAACCAATTCGGTAGGCCTTGCCCGTGAAGCCGAACATGGTGTTGCCGCTGTACTGGGTGGCGTAGAGCGTGAGCACGAGTACCGTGAAACCGATGCTGCCGCCGCCCAGGTAGAAGTCGCGCAGCGAGTCTTCGCGGCGCGCGCGATGCCCCAGCCAGCCCACCACGAGCAGTGAGGCCAGGTAGAGACCCACGACCGCGAGCCCTCCCGGGCCGAAGGGCAACACGGTGCCGGTCACAGTTGCTCTCCAGTAGACTCGTCGGTGTTATCGTCCGGGTCGCAGAAAGGATCGTCGGGTAGTGGCCAGTGGGAGAGCAACAGCCAGGCCGTGTAGATCGAAATGACCAGCGAAACGAAGACGCTCGTGACCACCCAGGCCGGCATGCCCAGCAGCAGCAGCGTACTGTCGGCCGGCCAGTACCAGGGAACGGCCAGCACCAGCAACACGCCGTAGACCAGCCAGGTACGGGCCTGCAGGTAACGCGATCCGCGGCTGCTCCTTTGATCGCGGCCTCGCATGGTCAACAGGCCCGGTTCACCGGAGGCCCGCGACGCGCTCGCGCAACTGGTACTTTACAACCTTGCCCGACGCGTTCATCGGCAGATCGCCCACCAACTCGACCCGGCGCGGCACCTTGTAGTTGGCCATATTCTCGCGACACCAGGCCACCACCGCTTCACTTGTCAGGTCCGAGCCCTCAGCCAGCACCACGAAGGCCACGCCCACCTCCCCCATGCGTTCGTCGGGCACCCCAACCACCGCCACCTGGGCGAGGTCAGCGTTGGCCGCCATCAGGTTCTCGATCTCGGCCGGATAGCAGTTGAAGCCGCCCATGATGAACATGTCTTTCATGCGGTCGGTTATCTTCAGGTAGCCGCGCTCGTCCATCACACCCACGTCGCCGGTGTGAAGCCAGCCGTTGGTTATCGTTTCGTCGGTGGCCGCCGGGTCATCGAAGTAACCGCGCATGACGTTGTAACCGCGCACCACGACCTCTCCCGGCTCACCGCGCGGCAGCTCGTCGCCCATGCGGCCCACGCACATGACATCTACACCGGGAATCGCGCGCCCCGAGGTAGTGGCTATGGTTTCGGGGTCGTCGTCGAAGCGACACATGGTGACAATGCCGCAGGTCTCGGTAAGCCCGTAGCCGGTAATGACCGTGTCGAAGCCGAGTTCGTCGCGCATGCGTTCAACCAGCTCCACCGGTATGACGGCCGCGCCGGTGACAGCCAGGCGCAAGCTCGACAGGTCGTGTTGCGCAAGTCCGGGATGGGACAGCAGGCCCTGGTACAGCGTCGGCGGACCGGGCAGCATGCTGACCCTGTCGCGTTCTATCCGCTCCAACACCCGGGCAACGTCGAACACCGTCTCGGGCAACACGGTGGCCCCTCGCATGAACGACGCCAGCCAGCCGGCCTTGTAGCCAAAGCTGTGAAAAAACGGGTTAACCACGAGATAGCGGTCGCCCTCGCGCAGGCCGACGACTTCAGACCAGCTCTCAAACGCTCTCAGGTTCTGCCCGTGCGCCGTCATGACGCCCTTCGGCTTGCCCGTGGTACCCGAGGTGAACAGCAGGTCGGAGAGATCGTCGCCGCCCAGCTCGTCCAGCCGTTCCCGGGCCTGTTGCTCGCTGACCCCGTCGGCGCCGGCGAGAAAATCCTGCCAGCCGTCGGCCCCGGGTGTCGGCGGCCCATCGAGCAAGAGCACGCGCTCGAGCGCCGGCAGCCCAGCCACGGGGCGGCGCGTGCCTTCTTCACCGCCATCCCTGGCCGCGCCATCCAGCGCGTCAACAAGTAGCGCGGTGTAGTCGGTGCCGAGAAAACCGTTTACCGTCAGCAGCACCCGGGCGCCACTGTTGGCAAGAATATAGCCAGCCTCGCCACCCTTGAGCCGGGTGTTGAGAGTGACCAGCACCGCGCCGGCCGCCTGCAGTCCCAGCGCAGCGGCTATCCAGCGATAACTGTTGGGCGCCCATACCGCCACGCGGTCACCCTTGTTTACGCCCGCGGCAATGAACGCGCGCGACGCCACCATCATGTCGTCGGCCAACCGGCGATAAGTTATCTCACCGTCGGCGTTATCCTCCACCGCCACCGAGTCGCCCCAGCGACCGGCGGCCGCCTGTACGAGCCCAGGTATAGTTTGCTGTTCGAGATCCAAACCGCTCGTGCCGTTCAGCGACCCTCGAAACGCGGCGGGCGTTTTTCAGCGAAGGCCTGCATGGCCTCGGCGAGATCGTCGCTGCGCATGAACGAGGAGTTCCAGTGCGCCACGTGGTCGAGTCCCTCGTCGGTCGTGTGCTCGTCGGAATAGTTGAGCACCTGCTTGACGCCCTGAACGGTGAGCGGCGAGTTGGCCGCGATCTCGTTGGCCGTGGCGCGCGCGCCTTCGAGCATGCGGTCCTTATCGGCATACACGCGGTTGACCAGGCCGGTTGCCAGCGCGCGGTCGGCGCCGAAAAACCCACCGGTAAACGCCATCTCTCGCGCCATGCCCTTGCCCACGATGGCTGTTATGCGCTGCAGGGTGCCCACGTCGGCGACGATGGCTATCTTTGTTTCGAATATCGAGAACTCCGCGTCCTCGGTGCACACGCGAAAGTCGCAGGCGGTTGTAAGGTCCACACCCCCGCCGATGCACTTACCGTGCACCGCCGCGATCACCGGCTTCCGACATTCCTGTATGGCACTGAAGCAGGCCTGCAACTTCAGAACCGTGCCGTACATGTCGAGGTTGCTGCGCGCCTCGCTACGATCAGCCTTGCCGTCACCGTTGCCGCCACCGACCACGCCCCCGGCACCCTCGCTCTTGAGATCCAGCCCGGCAGTAAACAGTCGACCCTCGGCCCACAACACGATGGCCCGCACCGACTCGTCGCGATCGAGCTTGCCGAAAGCCTCGCGGATTTCGTAGAAAAGCTCGAACGGCATCGCGTTAAGTTTCTTGGGCCGATTGAGCACAACCTCGGCCACGTGGGCTTCCTGGTCTACCCGGATGTACTTGTAATCACTCAATGGTTTTCTCCTCTTTGTGCGCGGCAAGCTGGCGGCCGCGGTGGGCTCAGGGCCTCGCGACAGAACGGGGATTATCGGGTTCCCGCAGGGTACGGTCAAGGCGGCAGGGGGGCACCCCCTGTTGACGGCCGGGAATAACCGCGTAATTGTTCATAGGCAGCAACGCGCCCGACCGAGCCCCTGCGGCCGGCGACGCTACGCCCGGCTCCAATGGAAGCAAACCGTCTCAATCGATGGCTGCCCTGGGTACTGTTCGCGCTGGCCCTTGCCGTAAATTTTTGCGGTATAGGCTGGGGACTGCCCGCCGGCAACCAGACCTGGGCCGCCGACGCCATCAAGCCGGGTGCGCCGCTGTCGATCATGCACCGCGTGCTGATGGCGGAGCCCTTCAACAGCGGATGGTTCTGGTTCAAGTACCCCATGGGGCACGTGTTCATCCTGGGTGCCGCCTACTCGCTGCCGCTGGCCCTGACCTGGCTGACCGGTGGCCTGGGCACGCCGACGGCAGACTACCCCTGGGGCATGCAGGACCCCGAGGGCGTGATGACACTGCTGGCCCTCAGCGGCCGGACTGTCAGTGTGCTGATGGGAGCCGGTTGCTCCGTATTCGTGTATCTCTCGGTCCGCCGCCTGGTCGACCGCGACTCAGGGATAGCCGCTGCCCTGCTCACCACCCTGTGCTACCCGGTGGTCTTCTACTCTCACACCACCAACGTAGAAATACCCTACGTTTTCTGGCTACTCGCGGCCCTGCTCGCCGCCGTCCGACTGCTCGATGAAGACGCGCGGCCCCACTGGTGGATGCTGCTGGGGGCTGCCACGGCCATGTCGGTCTCGACCAAGGAACTCGGCGCAGGGTTTTTCGTGGGACTGGTGCCCGCGCTGGCGCTGTTGATCAAGATCGGTGGGCGGGGATGGAGCGCGCTGTTGAAGGGAGCCGCCTGGGCGGGTTCGGCCTTCGTGGCGACCATGGTCGTGGCCAACAACGTGCCCCTCAACCCGTCGGGCTTCGTAAACCGGCTGCGGTTCCTGACCCACTCGCTGCCCGCCGACATGGCCCGCCAATATTCGCCGTATTATTTCCCCGTCGATTTCAGTACCGACCGGGGTATGGCCGTTGAGCTGGAACAGGCAGGCATCGCCGCCCGCGCGCTGCTCGACTCGCTCGGACCCCTGACCGCCGTGCTGGCTGCCGCCGGGCTGTTGCTTTCCGTGCTGCGCCGCCACAGCGCCCTGCTTCTGCTTACCCTGCTGCCCGCCCTGGCCTTCTACCTGTTCGGGCTGAGGTCGATGCTGTCGCTCAGTATCCGCTACGTGCTGCCGTTGTCGGTATTGGCCTGCGTATTTGCCGGCGTGGCGCTGGCAGCGCTGGCGTCGACCCGCCGATTGGTCCTGCCCGCGAGAGCGCTTGCCGCGCTGCTGCTGGCGGCCGCGCTGGTATACGGCCTCGACGTTGACCACATGCTGATTGCTGACGGCCGCTACCCGGCAGAGCGCTGGCTGCAGGATAACGGCAAGCCGGGCCAACAGGTGGAGACCTGGCAGCGCGCCACTTACCTGCCTCGCATCCAGCCACCGCTGCTGCACCACGAAATCAAGTTCGCCGACCGCAACAAGCCCGCGTTCGGCCAGCGACTCCCCGACTTCGTGGTCGTGTCGGAAGCCTCGCTGGGAGGAATCACCGTGCAGTACAGCAGCGACTGGCAACAGTCGGGAACCGCTAAACCGGAAGACCCCCGGGCCACGGACGCGGAACAGGGTGACGCCGCCGACTGGCTGCCCAACCAGGTGAGCGTTACGGGCAACATCATGAACTACAAGCGGCGAGAGAACGTGGAACTGCTCACCGCCCTGCGCGACGGCAGCCTTGGCTACAGCGAGGCCGCGCGCTTCAAAGCCAGGCCGTGGATAGAAAGACCCCTCATACGCAGCCTGAACCCGGAAATCGTCATCTACCAACGCGATGGCACCCGGACGCAATAATCTCCCGTCCGACACCCGGCAGGCAAAACATGGCGCGGACAAACCGGGGCGACGTTTTATCCTCTGAACGGTTATCATATAGACTGGTACGGCTGGCTGCACACAGCGCAATAACAGGGTCAGCCACGGGCCGTCCACGCGATTAGAACAGGGCCAGGACAGATGTCACTAGAAGTTACTTCGCAAACACCTACACAGAAAACACGGCCACTGGTTTCGGTCGTCATCCCCGTGCTCAATGGTGAGGACACCATAGCCAGGGGCATAGAATCGGTATTCGCGCAGGACTACCCCGCCATCGAGTGCATTGTGGTCGACGACGCATCGCAGGACTCGACGGCCGATATCCTGCGTTCTTTCGGCGACCGCATAACGGCCGTATTCAACGAAACCAATCGCGGCACCGCTGGCGCCTACAACATCGGCACCGCCCGCGCCCGGGGCGAATTCGTGCTGCTCATGGCCAGTGACTGTCACCTGACCGACCCGGCCTACGTGTCGGCAGCCGTGAGCGTACTCGAAGACGAAAGCATAGCCGGACTCTGCGGCCAGGGTGTATTCAGCGACCTGCATACGCTCAACCGCGTGCAACGGGTGTTCACTGTCGTGAACCTGCTCGACGTCGACGACAACCCCGACGACGGACTCTTCGAGGTCAGCTTCATCGAAACCCGCTGCGACCTGGTGCGCAAGCGAGCGCTCGAAGAAATAGGGTTCTGGTTCGAGGGTCTTTACAACTCCACCGAGGACCAGGACATCTCGGCCCGGATACGCCAGCTGGGTTACCGCCTGGTGCAGGACAAGCGACTCAAGTTCGCGTTGGACTTCGGCCAGACCGAGGACAACCTGCGCAAGGTAATAAAGAAACAGTACAAGTACGCCAACGGGCAAGGTTACATCTTCCTCAAGTACGGACTTGGCCACCACCTGATGACCGGTAACCAGGACAACCGCCGCAGCCGTATCCTTCATCGTATCGTGCAGGTAGCCCTCGGCCCGATCGTGGCCGTTGGAGTGGTGGCCGGCGCCACAGGCACCCCGGCGATCGCCTTACTCGCCACCGCCCTGCTGGCTGCACGCGGGATCTACTACTGGCGCAGCTCGGCCCGCTGGCTGAAGGGTGCCGAGCGCCTGTTCTGCGCTGGTCTGGGCCTGGTCTGTGACCTGACCTACGGCCTGAGTTTTCTGGCCGCGCTGGTGACCTGGGCCATAAGCGATCCCCGCATAGTGCGCTTCGGCCGACCGATGGCAGGCGACAGCAGACCAGGATCATGAGCGGGACAAGAGCCCACCTGCGCGCCGGCCTGGG is part of the Candidatus Binatota bacterium genome and harbors:
- a CDS encoding acyl-CoA desaturase is translated as MSNAAEPHPPLNWPAILFIGTTTIAALLWPLYAWFFGVTWAEVALALAMYIASAMAITVGYHRLVAHSAFECRPWFKVALLVAGSAAWQGSALSWTSDHLRHHAHTDQDSDPYNIRRGFWYAHVGWLFTNQGMTGELPTHLAEDRMLAWQDRWYIPLAITTGFVLPWAICGVGGLLLAGVVRLVAVHHGTWFVNSWAHLGHRRPWNPAVSAADSWLVALVTFGEGWHNYHHAFPGDYRAGVERTQFDPSKWLIWSLSKLGVAWNLQRVGFSTRWRRSVHSLLSWEGETSEKLARVRELQLRLHRQMVRSRSRALKTLGRVSELPLPANLNAAAIALAVETRGRELRDKLGRRARRRMDSLARLSGRLATLESLSDMLADWQPLPAAA
- a CDS encoding sodium:solute symporter family protein, whose translation is MTGTVLPFGPGGLAVVGLYLASLLVVGWLGHRARREDSLRDFYLGGGSIGFTVLVLTLYATQYSGNTMFGFTGKAYRIGWTWLSSVHFMTAIIVGYLLFAPWLHRLAQRQQFITPADFLRHRYGNRGIDLLAPLVMTLALANYLLAQLVAMGRAMQGLTTADPVVAFAWGVVLLAGIMLVYETMGGFRAVAWTDVIQGIALAIGFGALLVMVFSMWGWPGETTRVLLDGGEQLRARVLPPGARASRNWVSYVIIFGLGAALYPQAIQRIYAARSGAVLRRSLAVMVFLPLLSSLVAVTVGVTAAAHVPGLEGAAADRVLSVVFHQVQASSAFGYWLVVLLFAAVLGALMSTADSCLLTISSMITRDLYQGFLRPDAGQAHLTRVGKLVAWAMVAAAAGTAIWMEGQPGRPTLVRLLDMKFDMLVQLVPAFMLGMHWSRLGGNAVLAGMLAGLTLTFGLYGNATVDAWGVHHGLLGLLLNLAVAVTWSFARPGVQEREWTASRGYEDGRSHGTN
- a CDS encoding fatty acid--CoA ligase, whose protein sequence is MDLEQQTIPGLVQAAAGRWGDSVAVEDNADGEITYRRLADDMMVASRAFIAAGVNKGDRVAVWAPNSYRWIAAALGLQAAGAVLVTLNTRLKGGEAGYILANSGARVLLTVNGFLGTDYTALLVDALDGAARDGGEEGTRRPVAGLPALERVLLLDGPPTPGADGWQDFLAGADGVSEQQARERLDELGGDDLSDLLFTSGTTGKPKGVMTAHGQNLRAFESWSEVVGLREGDRYLVVNPFFHSFGYKAGWLASFMRGATVLPETVFDVARVLERIERDRVSMLPGPPTLYQGLLSHPGLAQHDLSSLRLAVTGAAVIPVELVERMRDELGFDTVITGYGLTETCGIVTMCRFDDDPETIATTSGRAIPGVDVMCVGRMGDELPRGEPGEVVVRGYNVMRGYFDDPAATDETITNGWLHTGDVGVMDERGYLKITDRMKDMFIMGGFNCYPAEIENLMAANADLAQVAVVGVPDERMGEVGVAFVVLAEGSDLTSEAVVAWCRENMANYKVPRRVELVGDLPMNASGKVVKYQLRERVAGLR
- a CDS encoding crotonase/enoyl-CoA hydratase family protein, whose protein sequence is MSDYKYIRVDQEAHVAEVVLNRPKKLNAMPFELFYEIREAFGKLDRDESVRAIVLWAEGRLFTAGLDLKSEGAGGVVGGGNGDGKADRSEARSNLDMYGTVLKLQACFSAIQECRKPVIAAVHGKCIGGGVDLTTACDFRVCTEDAEFSIFETKIAIVADVGTLQRITAIVGKGMAREMAFTGGFFGADRALATGLVNRVYADKDRMLEGARATANEIAANSPLTVQGVKQVLNYSDEHTTDEGLDHVAHWNSSFMRSDDLAEAMQAFAEKRPPRFEGR
- a CDS encoding glycosyltransferase, which codes for MSLEVTSQTPTQKTRPLVSVVIPVLNGEDTIARGIESVFAQDYPAIECIVVDDASQDSTADILRSFGDRITAVFNETNRGTAGAYNIGTARARGEFVLLMASDCHLTDPAYVSAAVSVLEDESIAGLCGQGVFSDLHTLNRVQRVFTVVNLLDVDDNPDDGLFEVSFIETRCDLVRKRALEEIGFWFEGLYNSTEDQDISARIRQLGYRLVQDKRLKFALDFGQTEDNLRKVIKKQYKYANGQGYIFLKYGLGHHLMTGNQDNRRSRILHRIVQVALGPIVAVGVVAGATGTPAIALLATALLAARGIYYWRSSARWLKGAERLFCAGLGLVCDLTYGLSFLAALVTWAISDPRIVRFGRPMAGDSRPGS